In Sphaerodactylus townsendi isolate TG3544 linkage group LG13, MPM_Stown_v2.3, whole genome shotgun sequence, one DNA window encodes the following:
- the GTF2H3 gene encoding general transcription factor IIH subunit 3 isoform X1, producing MSGDDDLNLLVVIIDTNPIWWGKQVLAGAEFTLSKCLDAVMVLGNSHLFMNRHNKLAVIASHIQESRFLFPGKHWAAADLCGEAGGNPLECNISGSKDGKYELLTTINETIAEEIKDLMTTTEIKGLQTETLLAGSLSKALCYIHRISKEGKAGQEIKSRILVIKAAEDSALQYMNFMNVIFAAQKQNILIDACVLDSDSGLLQQACDITGGIYLKVPHMPSLLQYLLWVYLPDQEQRSQLILPPPVHVDYRAACFCHRNLIEIGYVCSVCLSIFCNFSPICTTCETAFKISLPAVMKSKKKKVKLGV from the exons ATGAGTGGGG atGATGACCTGAATCTCCTAGTCGTCATCATTGACACGAATCCCATCTGGTGGGGAAAGCAGGTACTAGCAGGAGCTGAG tTTACATTGTCAAAATGCCTGGATGCAGTCATGGTGTTGGGAAATTCTCACTTATTTATGAATCGTCACAACAAACTTGCTGTGATAGCCAGTCACATACAAGAAAG TCGCTTCCTGTTCCCTGGAAAGCACTGGGCAGCTGCTGACCTCTGTGGGGAAGCTGGGGGGAACCCTCTGGAATGCAACATTTCCGGCAGCAAAGATGGGAAGTATGAGTTACTGACCACCATCAATGAAACCATTGCGGAAGAGATAAAAGACCTCATGACCACAA CGGAAATAAAAGGCCTGCAGACCGAAACGTTACTGGCGGGGTCCCTTTCCAAAGCACTCTGCT ATATTCACAGGATTTCTAAAGAAGGAAAAG CTGGCCAAGAAATTAAGTCTAGGATTTTG GTCATAAAAGCGGCTGAGGACAGCGCGTTGCAGTACATGAACTTCATGAACGTCATCTTTGCGGCCCAGAAGCAG AATATTTTGATTGATGCCTGCGTTTTGGACTCTGATTCAGGGCTCTTACAGCAG GCTTGCGATATTACTGGCGGTATTTACTTGAAGGTGCCCCACATGCCGTCTCTTCTGCAGTACTTGCTG TGGGTGTACCTGCCTGATCAAGAGCAAAGATCCCAGCTGATCCTGCCACCCCCTGTCCATGTGGACTACCGGGCCGCTTGCTTCTGCCACAGAAACCTCATAGAAATTGGTTACGTCTGCTCCGTGTGCCTGTCAA TATTCTGCAATTTCAGCCCCATCTGCACCACGTGTGA GACTGCCTTCAAGATTTCGCTGCCAGCTGTCAtgaaatcaaagaaaaagaaggTGAAATTAGGCGTTTGA
- the GTF2H3 gene encoding general transcription factor IIH subunit 3 isoform X2 gives MVLGNSHLFMNRHNKLAVIASHIQESRFLFPGKHWAAADLCGEAGGNPLECNISGSKDGKYELLTTINETIAEEIKDLMTTTEIKGLQTETLLAGSLSKALCYIHRISKEGKAGQEIKSRILVIKAAEDSALQYMNFMNVIFAAQKQNILIDACVLDSDSGLLQQACDITGGIYLKVPHMPSLLQYLLWVYLPDQEQRSQLILPPPVHVDYRAACFCHRNLIEIGYVCSVCLSIFCNFSPICTTCETAFKISLPAVMKSKKKKVKLGV, from the exons ATGGTGTTGGGAAATTCTCACTTATTTATGAATCGTCACAACAAACTTGCTGTGATAGCCAGTCACATACAAGAAAG TCGCTTCCTGTTCCCTGGAAAGCACTGGGCAGCTGCTGACCTCTGTGGGGAAGCTGGGGGGAACCCTCTGGAATGCAACATTTCCGGCAGCAAAGATGGGAAGTATGAGTTACTGACCACCATCAATGAAACCATTGCGGAAGAGATAAAAGACCTCATGACCACAA CGGAAATAAAAGGCCTGCAGACCGAAACGTTACTGGCGGGGTCCCTTTCCAAAGCACTCTGCT ATATTCACAGGATTTCTAAAGAAGGAAAAG CTGGCCAAGAAATTAAGTCTAGGATTTTG GTCATAAAAGCGGCTGAGGACAGCGCGTTGCAGTACATGAACTTCATGAACGTCATCTTTGCGGCCCAGAAGCAG AATATTTTGATTGATGCCTGCGTTTTGGACTCTGATTCAGGGCTCTTACAGCAG GCTTGCGATATTACTGGCGGTATTTACTTGAAGGTGCCCCACATGCCGTCTCTTCTGCAGTACTTGCTG TGGGTGTACCTGCCTGATCAAGAGCAAAGATCCCAGCTGATCCTGCCACCCCCTGTCCATGTGGACTACCGGGCCGCTTGCTTCTGCCACAGAAACCTCATAGAAATTGGTTACGTCTGCTCCGTGTGCCTGTCAA TATTCTGCAATTTCAGCCCCATCTGCACCACGTGTGA GACTGCCTTCAAGATTTCGCTGCCAGCTGTCAtgaaatcaaagaaaaagaaggTGAAATTAGGCGTTTGA